TCTTAGTGCGTAAAATCTTGTTGAAATctataaaaaaagaaattatcaAATTATAAGAAACTTCTCTATCACTAAAATCTAGCTCAAAAATGTTGAATGGAGAGGTGCATTTTTAACGAGACATAAGTATGAAGAAATTGAAAATTCACATAGGTTGATTTCAATTCTTTCTCCAAAATTGCGAAAATTAGTGACAAATTGCCTAAATTGCGCAGCTAGAAGAAATTTCTAAGACGGAAAGACTATctggaaaaatatttttatataacttACAACCTACATCCAAATTGACATATAGTAAAGGCCATAAAGGAAAACCAGAACTCAGTAGGATACAGTGTCTTCGGAACATGAAGGCAAATCACAACCTTGTCCAAATATATTAGGTATTTCATCCCAATTGTTTTTTTCTCTTGCCTCCCAATAACCACCCATGTATCGGTAAGAACCATCCTCATCCTTCTTAAACCATCTTGGCTGCCATCCTCTTTCTTGCATCTTTCTTGCCTGAGTTTTGAATATCAATCACCGATAAGTTACACTGATTTTCGATAAAGAAAAACATAATGCACAAAGTAGCATAATGCTTATTCTGAGAGCAGATTGCAGACAATAGTAAAGCAAATAAGCAAGCAGAAGGGTAAGAAATTGAATGAAAGCATGTCCAAACACATTAGATTTGAAGGATAGAACTGAGTTGTAGGTGAATTACCTGTCTCTGCAACTGTTCAAGCCTTAATTTCTCGGCATTAGCAAATTCATAGTCTCCATTTTCTAAATGTCTTTGATCTGGTCTCAACCTTGAGTCAGTTGGAGGCAACTTCTCCAACAAACCGGGCATTATCTCATTCAAGGAAATTGCAAAGGGAGAGAGGTTATATCTCGTCTTGGGGACATAGTTATCCCTTTCCCACAATAATGCAGCTTCCGTCATTGGATCATAACCTTTGGGCTTTGTAGTTGGATCCCCAAGTACATAGTACATTGCTTCGTCCCACTTTCCAATTAGCATTGCTACCTTCTCTCCGGTTCTGTTGTCTTGAACAAACCCATGGACCTGGGGAGAGCAGATAGATTAACTTAAGTAACTTACCTCAGTTGTTAAGTTTATAACAATTGAGACGGGCCAAACTAACAGGACTAAAAATTAAGGTGTCATAAACTTCCATAATAAATGGATCAATCATAAGTAGCCTCACCTTACAAATTCTAACCGTCAACCATAAAAGGAATATAACTTCTCTgctatgaaattttttgagattttcatTTCATGTTTTCATTGATAATTACAAGAGCATTAGTTTGCTTTCACTTTTTTCATTGCATTCAAATATTTAAGTAGGTGAAACAAAGGGAACTGAAGAACAATCAAAATAAAGTTTTTTATGATAAAAGGGATATTGCAGTCGTACACATATTCTACCTGATGTGGATTCCGGTCAATGATCGATTGCTCTTTAAACTTCAGTTTGCAAGAGTAGTTTCCGCTGCCCTTGATGTGCATAGTACCATAGTGGTCACAATAAATTTTACCCAGTATAATATTGTATATGGAAGTGGTGACCTTGCTCCACTGAAATGTTTCACCGTCCTCAAACTGAAGAGTGAGAACACCCACAGGATCTAACTGAATAGAACGCCCCCAGAACTTTCCTTTTAAATTGGAGTCTGCCCAGAACTTCCACCCTCTTCCCTCACAGTGACAAGCAACAACCATTGGATGATGACTAACCTGCAGCAAGCTTCTTGTTAGATGATATTAGCAGCAGCACAAGATAGACATGTTACAGCTATTTTCAGGTTCAATGGATAGTCAATAATGAAACACTACATTTATAACTTCCCTTGTTGCTATGTTTTCCTGTAAATTTGACTCATTCCCAAAAATCTAAGTTGAAGAAAAATTTGGTTACCTTCTCAGAAAAAAATTTAACTCCTTTATCAGGATAGTCAGCTTCGTAAGTCTCCCCAAGTAGCGGATTGAAGGGTTTACACTGTCGACCTTCAGTGGACGCGTAGCCAGACACAGCAAATGCTGCAATATTTAGAATTCTCATCAATTCATTTCCCTGCACCATACAAAACCTGGATTAAAGTCATAACCTTCAAACAAGTTAAGCATATAAACATGAAACATATCAAGCATCtacttttattttcctttctcaACTTTTACTTTTATAGGAAATCAAATATGCACTTTCTTTTGAAAAAGCATAAACCATGGTTCAAAAAGCATTCAAGTTGAAAACTATGCATGTTAAtatagtttttcatttttttttcctcTCTTCTTTTTAAAGTAATTTTTCTCAAAGGCTAATCAAAATAGATATTTCCTTTTTcagcataaaaaatattttttaacgaaATGATATTTGAGAAAAGCTTGCACACAAACACAACTAAAACATCAAAAATGATTCTTAAAAAATCTTAAACAAGTGGCCCCTAAATCATAAAGGCCCTAGCAAAAAAATACTACTTTATAAGGACTCACAATCCTATAAAAAGCAGTATAAGAGCCTATCTAGAACAACGTCTACTCAAGCCTCTAAAGATCGATGCCGGACATCTATCTTAAGAAATATACTCATAGACATCTATCTTTAAAAAACTCAACTACAATTAAGGCTTTGAGAGCggtaaaaacaataaaaagatttACAAAGTTAAATGTACATCCTCTGTCCCATGGATGACTCTTATTTTGAGACAAATTTATCTTGCAAATCTGTCGCTCATTGTGGGACAGACGGAGTTATATTTTAGTCTATGGTTGAAATTTGTTGAAATTTTCCAAAGTGTCACTTCTAATTCCAGATTGACATTGATATTGAAAAAACTTGATATTACATTCAATCCAGTCACTTTCAATCTGTTAGACCTTTAGTAAATATTACTAGGCAGTTATATGTTACTAGTGGTAGTAATTCATAATAACATGTCATTAGGAGATGTTATCTTAATTAGGTATGTGTGGTAACTATACATAGTTTGTTATTAGAATTAAGTATGAAATTTATTAGGCGGTACAGGTTGGTTAAGGGAGAGGGGCAGACTCTCAATTTCCTGTCAGGTTTGTTATTCGCTTATTGTGTAACTGCTTCTACCGAATTTGTTATTCACTTGTTGTGTAACTGCTTCTACAGAAACTGCTCATGTCAATTCCGTTCAAGGCAGATTGTTTATCAGTAATTGGGTAATCCTTTCATTGTTTCAAGAGTAATTCATCAATATTATACCATTATATTCTATTCATTTAGATACCAGTTCTAACACAATCCTATAGTAGAAATCGGGATAAATTCAAGATTTTTCAATTATAGTATCTATAAACTGGCAAATCTTGGCAATGGTATAGCAAATCCTTAGAGAGAGAAAGGAGGGAGAGAGGAAGATTTAGAAACACAAGAGACAAAAGtggaaaatattcaaagaatagtTTGGTAAAAATATAGCATAGATTTGATGAGCCTAAATAGTAAATTACCAGAACAATACATACAACATGTTCAACAACGGAAATTATCATGCTAAAATCTAAATGAAATACTgaaattttttaagattttttttaaatttaaccaaACATATCATCTACCTTGACAAAATGAACCTAGGAGATCATGCTTTTAAAACAGCTTTGTGACAAAAGAAAGCACAGCTGAGGACCTGACCTGCTTTCCCCACTCACATGCTCTATCAACCAGGTTTGAGTACTCCAGGTCTTCAAAACATTTTTGCAATGAAGAGAGTGGTTCATTAAAATAAACAGGGAGACAAACTCCAGAAAGATCCTTCCCAATATTGTCTTTAATAATTGACCACAAGCCAACAggtttctctttctcttttggtTCTGGCAGATTATCCCTTCTTTTGACACAAGGATAACTTATATCTTTGATTGGCCTCTCAAACCCATGCAAACTATCATGGTGAATATAATCTCTATCAGATATACTGGCATTTCCCGTACCTTCTCTACTTCGATAGGAAGCACTTCTTAAGGCATCTGAATATAAAATCTCATTTGTATCAAAATATGTTCCATCGTCATCGTCTGTTTCAGCATCTGCTCCATCTTGACTTTCATTATCAGCTACTGAATCTGTAGCACTGCCTTCCGACATAACAGAATAGAAATCTGATACATGAACCGTAAAAGCAAGGAATAAGATGACTGCCACCGACATAGAAATTTCAAAATACTCAGTTGGTAGCTTGAATTTATATAAATACATGGCCAGAATAAACATAACTATCTAAAATGGTGTTCATATTATATACTACGCAGGTAAAGATTTTAATGACAGTTCAAGGCGTAAAGATTTTAATGACAGTTCAAGGCAAAAGACATGTCAGAGAATATTAACACCACACTTACCACTAAATCTTCTATTCCCTTGTCCGCAATAAGACTCACGTTCCTTTGTTTCATCTACTACAGTAGTTTCCAGCTCTATTTTCTCCGTCTGCATTAATTTTTTAAGAGAAAATCAAAATCTTGGCTAATGATaattccatcatttaacaaggcACTGACAGCATATAGAGGATCAAAATGGATGTAAATTGAATAAACTCCATATCATATCATCATTATTTACTGATTCAGAAATGGCCACAAATCAAAGGGACATAAGGCAAGAGGGGGAAAAGTATTCAAATTTGCATTATTATAGAGTGTAATTCAGTGCTCTATTACCCTTAGtaacaataataatatcaatACAGTGATTGACCTAGGGACAAGCAAAAAAAGTACTAGTTCTGTCCCTATGATAGGATACGACCCTCTCAAGAAATTTGTCTCTTTTTATAGGATCCGCTTAAATTTTCTACTGCATTAATTGCTTCTTTGCCAAAATACTCATAAATAGAGTTAGGACTCTCTTCATTTCCTCTCTCATCTCAGTTACTACAGTTTTAAATGTTTTGGAGTGTATAAAAAATACATTTAGACTCAATTAATGCCAAACGtttgtatttatattttcaaaactataGTAAAGAAAGAGATGGAGAGGAACATAGCATTCTTAATTATTTTACATCTTTTTTTGAACCAATAAGTTGTAACTTGTAAGCAAACAATACCAATTATAAACAAATTTAATACTGCTACCAGCTTTCTCAATTATCATGCTTTAGTCAACAAAGTCCTATGAATACAGATGGAGGAGATAATCCAGATGAGGGATGAGCATATCCCACAGAAATATTACTTTTCACTATTTGGGGAGGGTTCTGACAATAAACTTGCAACATtcttttatgaagcaaagaataTCAATTTATCATAAACTACTTTAGCCAATATCAATTTCCTAAAACACTAGAAGGTTAATGTAGAGTTGAAAGTTGTGTAGAGGTGTAagttgtaacaccctaaaccCCGAATCTTAATTGAAAAGAATTAAACGACAATTTAGGATGTCACTCGATAAAACATGCATACTTTTCAAACATTTTAAAATGACATCCTAAATTGtcgtttaattttttaaaattaaattttggggtttagggtgttacataAGCATCCCATGCTTCCAACATTAGGTTATTTATCAAAGTTATTTTTGAAATCTTAAGGCAGACAAGGCCACCTGCTGAGCTAGGGAAAATTAAACCAAACACAAAAAAACTGATTCTACATCCAGGTCGGAAAACCACTTTCATGTTATACCCATCCCCAACAGAAAAGCAGATTATGAATCAGAATACAATGTTCCAAGTTGTGTTTAGAAAGCAAAGATCAATACCTCCAACTGTTTCAAGGTGTCCAACAACATAACATGTTTCtgctgaagaaacttcaacttgCCTTGTAGATATGAGACTTCAGAGAGCATAATGGATTCACAGTCATTGATGATTTCTTCACTTATGCCTTCCTGTGATAACTTTGATCGCAGTTTCTCTGTCGAAACCACGATATCTTCTGGAGTAGCAAGATCACTGCTTGTCAGAGCTCTAGGAAAAAGATCTTTTGCAGATTGCAAGGCTTCAATCCACATGGCTCTGTCTTCTCTAGATACACACCTCAAGTGGAGAGTTTTTGTCCCGGTAAATAAAGAAAGCCGCTTTTCATCAGACTTGCTGAAGCGAACTGAAGAAACCTGCGAGCAAGACTTAATTAGGTCCAGCGCTAGCACGAATTGACAAGCAAGGAAAGTaaacatttaaaaacaaataaaaacacaccCCCGTGGTAGGTGGTAGATTTTATCCCCGATGCTATACGAGTGTAAGGATACTACTATAACCCTAATAACTATTCTGCAGATGTGATTTCAGCAACAGTTGGTGAAAGACACTGAAAACTCCAATATTTTAAATACCCAAATGTCAAACACAGGTATAAATAAACAAGTAAGATTGGTTTAGTCCATATTTCAAATACATCACCGCCTGGTTGAGTGATCATCAAACCAGAGAGAATGCAAACTGTAAGCATGTTCCAGAGAGAATGATAAATATCTGCCGATATTGCGGGTTTTTCCGCTATAACGGCGGAATTTGGGCTCTCCGCCATGGACCGCCATCGACAACACTGCCAGCAATACATGTCTAGTTCTCTCATCTCTGATCTCACAGCCCTTGGCCCATTGCCCTTCATACATATATGACTTGCAGCATGTTTGGATAATAGTTTGATCCAACATTCAAAATCAAGCACTAAAGCGACTGGTTTTAAACTTGTATAAAGTTGAAACAAAAGTCAAGAAAATGACTGCGTCTAAACACCATAAATCATTGGGTAAACACCCACTTCAATATTACAGACCAGAAAAGGGAAAAATTTATATCTAGTATTACACAAACCTTCAAATGAATCTCACCAAAGGGCTTGCATTGCTTAGTAGCTCCTCCGGCCACTCCTCCATTAGCTCGATTCAGATTCCAATTGGCCTTTTTCACATACTTGGACGACTCCTCTCCGATCACCCTAACACTCCTATCTTTAGCAGGACTCACCAAGATCTTATCCGGTCCATGAATCTTATAATAAGAAAGCACACCATCTTCCAACACAAACCACCTAGACCTCCAACCTTTCCCATAATTCACCCACTTATACAGAATCCCCGCCACACTACCCGCCACACCACCGCcatttccaccaccaccaccaccaaacCCCTTAGAATCCCTCAGCTCATGAACCACATCCTCATCATCATGATTCAAACCAGCCGAAGACGATTTAACCGAATCCGCAACAATCGACGAGTCATGAGTTGAAATACTCGATTTAGAAGCAGAGTTCACCGTTTTTATCGTCGAATCTAACCCTAACTGACACTGAGCAGTAGATTTCGACACCACCGGGTTACTCCGGTCCCGATCGATCGAAACCGGAGCAATGCAGCACAACGGATTCATCGCTTAATCAAAACCAATGCATGATCAAACAAAAAAATCTCCGATTCGATTTAAACTGATCGGAAATTGAGATttgaaagatttgaaataatGATACTCCGGAAACGAAACGGTTGCGTTTTAATGAGATGAGTGATAAATAAGGGAGTAGTGTTAATTTAAGATGAGAAAGTGATGAGGGTGATATGGTAAAGATGGAAAGAGAGTAATGTACAGTTGTTGATGTTGTTATGGCAGGCTATAAAGAGCTGAACCACTGCAAAATTGAAATAAATTTAAGACACTactcaattcaattctctctcttcCTCCATTAACCATTCTCTGTAGTCTAAGCTACATCTACATCTACTACTAACTATGTCATCATGGAGTTTAATAAATGCATTGTTATGGttagtttttgatttttgattttgttaCATTTGAAGCATGGAAATGAAAGAGATAAAAAGTTTAGAGTATTTTAGTTTCACTGTGACAAAGTGGCGAGGAGAGAGAGGGCATGATGATTGTGTAAGGAGACAGCTAACGTGCGCACTTGTGCACGGGTAGTGATTGAAGAGAGAGAGTGGGGAAGGTGTGTCCGTTGGGTGAGGGGGGAaatgtttctttttttctttgggCCAGGCCCATTTACAATGATGAGAAAAGAGACGTGTTGAATGACGTTTATGCACTTGTTTGTCTGCTTTTGATAGCGATGGGATTGAGGGTATGCGGGTAATTATGAAACTGTGAAAGTGATTGTTGAACGATGTGTTTGGCGGTAGAGGAATCTGTTAGGGGGGATTTTGAGAAGGGAAAATTTGTTGGTTGTGAAAAAAATGATTGTGATTTGTGGGAGGGTGTGTTTGGTTTGTTCAGTGGGTAATGTGAGTGTCCATCATGGAGCATAGTGGTTCAGCTTTGTTTAGCGTTGACTATATCATCTGATTTTATAACTGTCGTTAGATTTAATGACTTTTTGGACCACCCGTGAATTTAATTGCTTGTTGCAACTATGAATAGCATAATTTAGTTTGGGTGGGGCCGCTAGTGAAAACAGGTGGTGAAAAGTAGAAATATAAGTGATTGATAGATGATCGATAGGCATATGCATAGCAAAGGCTTAAAGTTcgacaatttctttatccacctccgcTTTCTTGGGAATTTCTAGCGAAATTTCTTAAATGTTCTTATAATTTGAAGATGTATCTCCAAAGACGTAAAAAAAAGGTTATttcaaaaatgcatctccgaattttttttttttttaaaatgtgttttcggagatacatctccaaaaacactaaaaaatgtgatttcgaaaatgtattttcgaaaacaTCTGCGTTTCTGTTAATTCAAAATAGTCTCCCCTCCCCCTGTTTTCATTTTACCCAAAGCACAAAATTTTCAACACAACACTCATTTCTTCTAACTTCTACACAAACGAAACTTGTTCTACAACTCATTCCAACTATTAACAAGCATTCAAAGTCTCATTCAACATCAACTCCAATCTTCAACAAATTGTAAGTTCTCTTATTTTAATTTCTAGGTTGTTTATGTTGTTAGGGCACTTATAAATTAACAAAATGTTATAGGGTTAAGTTATTGTATGTTAATGAGTGTGTTTAGAtaggaaaaaattgattttgaagcaTTTAGGACAAGAATTGGGTTTCTGCAGAAATGGAGGATCGgaggtgttttcgaaagtgcatttctgaaatcaCCTCTGActagtttcggaaatgcacttccgaaatgtagtatgaattattttttttaattttttaaattgtttcaaCGTTTTACCGGTTTCAATTTTTTTAGGAAAATGTTAGAAAATAATGCACGActtagacagggtagggagacccataCGGCATCAGCTCGACGTGAGCGGGTTGCACAGCTAGCAGCGACACGAGGACAGGGATCAGTACGAGTACCCGTCCAAATGGGTGGGGCGGCGCCTGCAGGTTCCTcttctggatcgaggagtcgacTGGCTCGGGCGTCTTCTTCCCGTGAGGATTTGGTACGTGAGAATGGGGAGGAGGTGTGagttgaggaggaggaggaggaggaggagataCCCGATGTTCATCATGAGCACGGCGAGGATGATGCGGAGGAGGAGGGCTATCCGGGATGGCCTGCAGACACATCTATGTTGATTTACTACCACGACCACGTCGCTCGACGAGTTTACCACGTGAAACTTTTGTATAGCTTGCACACAGTCTTCTTTTGAACA
This genomic stretch from Vicia villosa cultivar HV-30 ecotype Madison, WI unplaced genomic scaffold, Vvil1.0 ctg.000349F_1_1, whole genome shotgun sequence harbors:
- the LOC131627136 gene encoding oxysterol-binding protein-related protein 1D-like isoform X1, with translation MNPLCCIAPVSIDRDRSNPVVSKSTAQCQLGLDSTIKTVNSASKSSISTHDSSIVADSVKSSSAGLNHDDEDVVHELRDSKGFGGGGGGNGGGVAGSVAGILYKWVNYGKGWRSRWFVLEDGVLSYYKIHGPDKILVSPAKDRSVRVIGEESSKYVKKANWNLNRANGGVAGGATKQCKPFGEIHLKVSSVRFSKSDEKRLSLFTGTKTLHLRCVSREDRAMWIEALQSAKDLFPRALTSSDLATPEDIVVSTEKLRSKLSQEGISEEIINDCESIMLSEVSYLQGKLKFLQQKHVMLLDTLKQLETEKIELETTVVDETKERESYCGQGNRRFSDFYSVMSEGSATDSVADNESQDGADAETDDDDGTYFDTNEILYSDALRSASYRSREGTGNASISDRDYIHHDSLHGFERPIKDISYPCVKRRDNLPEPKEKEKPVGLWSIIKDNIGKDLSGVCLPVYFNEPLSSLQKCFEDLEYSNLVDRACEWGKQGNELMRILNIAAFAVSGYASTEGRQCKPFNPLLGETYEADYPDKGVKFFSEKVSHHPMVVACHCEGRGWKFWADSNLKGKFWGRSIQLDPVGVLTLQFEDGETFQWSKVTTSIYNIILGKIYCDHYGTMHIKGSGNYSCKLKFKEQSIIDRNPHQVHGFVQDNRTGEKVAMLIGKWDEAMYYVLGDPTTKPKGYDPMTEAALLWERDNYVPKTRYNLSPFAISLNEIMPGLLEKLPPTDSRLRPDQRHLENGDYEFANAEKLRLEQLQRQARKMQERGWQPRWFKKDEDGSYRYMGGYWEAREKNNWDEIPNIFGQGCDLPSCSEDTVSY
- the LOC131627136 gene encoding oxysterol-binding protein-related protein 1D-like isoform X2 yields the protein MEEWPEELLSNASPLVSSVRFSKSDEKRLSLFTGTKTLHLRCVSREDRAMWIEALQSAKDLFPRALTSSDLATPEDIVVSTEKLRSKLSQEGISEEIINDCESIMLSEVSYLQGKLKFLQQKHVMLLDTLKQLETEKIELETTVVDETKERESYCGQGNRRFSDFYSVMSEGSATDSVADNESQDGADAETDDDDGTYFDTNEILYSDALRSASYRSREGTGNASISDRDYIHHDSLHGFERPIKDISYPCVKRRDNLPEPKEKEKPVGLWSIIKDNIGKDLSGVCLPVYFNEPLSSLQKCFEDLEYSNLVDRACEWGKQGNELMRILNIAAFAVSGYASTEGRQCKPFNPLLGETYEADYPDKGVKFFSEKVSHHPMVVACHCEGRGWKFWADSNLKGKFWGRSIQLDPVGVLTLQFEDGETFQWSKVTTSIYNIILGKIYCDHYGTMHIKGSGNYSCKLKFKEQSIIDRNPHQVHGFVQDNRTGEKVAMLIGKWDEAMYYVLGDPTTKPKGYDPMTEAALLWERDNYVPKTRYNLSPFAISLNEIMPGLLEKLPPTDSRLRPDQRHLENGDYEFANAEKLRLEQLQRQARKMQERGWQPRWFKKDEDGSYRYMGGYWEAREKNNWDEIPNIFGQGCDLPSCSEDTVSY